From the genome of Botrytis cinerea B05.10 chromosome 7, complete sequence:
ATGAAGTTACTGCCAGTGGGTTCAAAGAGCCAGTTATGTAGATGATTTATGTAGGTTCAGCGAGAATGATAATTGTTCTGTCGAACGGTGGGCGAAACACCAGCGCAATGGcatcacaaacaaacattctgccaattgatgaaataaaatttatatactataaatataatagtcGTAATAACGTCTTAGATCCTGCCAAGTCGCCTCTAAATTTGGTATCGtgtaataattaaaattttgaaatgaagaaaaaagtgTCTGGTCTATGGTCTGGCAATCCCAACCTCCATAGCATGCGTGAGGCCTGCTCACTACAAGGGTGCAATGCCTTTTATCGGGTATTTGACATAAACATTTCAATGCATTGTCTCTCTGATACCTCATAGAAGACCGATATTTGAGCCCATCGTGCGTATTATGTTGCCAAGCTCTCGGACTGTCTCCGGGTCTCTGGGCAATGTATGGCCTTTTCCATGATCGAAGAGATATGCATTGTCCATATCACACACATTGTAGAGTGAGATACATCCTGCAAGATATGGGTCTAAAGATCCAACTAATTCGAGAGTCAGATAATGTTTATGGCGCTGTTCAAGAATTTATGAGACTTACTGATGTGAACGGTTGGGATGGTGATTGTCAGATCGGTTTCATCCGCAAGAACAATTCCATCAAATTCTGGCGTCATTGGAGGCCATCCAGCAAAAAATATAGCACATTTGAACATTGGTGTTCTTCCCTCGACTTCGAATCTTTTTTGTTCATGCAACAGTAGCGTCCCTGCAACAGTGGCTCCCTCTGAGTATCCAATGATTCCATCGAAAGGTCCTTCTTCTTGCATAATATCGTATAAGTACTCCATCGCATCTTGTGCACTCTCATCACCATAAGTGCCGTCGGCATTTGGGACAGGAACGGCGGAACCAATTCCACCTCTCATCAGTTCTCGCATTTGATCTTCTGCGGTTGCGCCCTTAGGAAAGTTTCGAATACGGTCAAGAAGATCACTTCCCCCTTCTTCTGTATTACCAGGCTTTATGAATCGATAATGTGGCCCCGGGCCAAAATAATCTTCATATCCCTCGGGGGGGAAGGCGTCGACTGGACCATGAGCGAAGAATAATTCAGCAGTCTCATCAGACGCTAATTCCTTAATAAGAGGAGCTATTTTAACAGTAAGTATGATCCACATGTTAATAAGAACTGCCGAGAATACACACCAAGCTGCACTCTAAATTTCTGCGTAAAGTCAGCTTCAGCACCAAAGTTGCAAGCGAAGTTGAGTGATTGTACTTACATCTGAGCTTCCGTATGCTCCGCAAAGACATAAAAACTTCATGGTTGAGACTGTGTGAGAATGATTTTGGATAGCGATATTCTGAACTCGGTATTAAGAAGTTCAATGGTATATCAGCCGTAGAAATGACGAGTAAATTATGGCAAGTATAAAGTTTGATAGAGGCTTTTATCCGGGGTTTATGAAGTTCCTCAAGCTTTTAAGAGTGGAAGATCTGGTCAAGGATCTGTATTGCTTTACAGCCAGGGAACCCATCCAACTTCTGGAGATCTCCATATTGAAACATCGATAATACAAACATCCCTTCAAGTCACTGTCAGCTTGTAACAAGTTTAAGATGGTGTGCACAGACGAATGGAATTGGGGATGTAATCTCGACCGAGTCGGATATTGTGGCTATCGTGCCTCTTCCTCGAGTGATTGGATAGGAGGCTCTTCACTAATGAATCTCAGATCGTTTCTATTCAACAAGAGGTCATTGGGTAAGGATGATGAGTACAAATCCGTAGATCATATGGGGGATTTGAGGATGGAGGTGAGGGAATTACCGGTCGATCAGGAGCGCTAGTCGAAGAAGGCGTGAGGGTGTGTGTGATTGTGGCTGGAGAAATGATACGCCACACCATCAACCACAGACACGGTAAAAGCAAGTGTACTTTTTGTGGCCGAGTCTGATCTCAACTTCTTTTGAATGTTTCGAAATGAGGTTCAAAGCACAACACAAACGTCCAGTCAGAAGCGTAAAATCCTTGGATTTGACTTGCCGGGTATGCACTAATCGCCGGTTTCACCGACCTTATTCTTAAAGGTAGCCTGAATCAGAAAGGAAAGCATGTGCTTCAGCTTTGTTTTTGTCTGCATTCCTGTTTCGTGCTTCTTTCCCCGTGTTCACGGTTGGTGGTGCAGCTAAGCTTTGGGCCCAGCTGTTGGTCGATGCTTCAATTATCAGTGTCCATGGATCATGCTCACCGTATCTCTTGGAACGGCGTGCTGGGAATATGTTCTACGATCGATTCTTGGTTCTAGAATGACCGACGCCAGAGTCCATTGCTGGGTGCAGAACGATGCAATATGGGGGTGATGTGGTGTGTTGCAATATCCAGCATGCATTGGCAGGTTTATACACCTAGAGCCTGACGGGTTTATCGTTTCCGCCCTCTTGGAATTTCACGTATgatcaaaataaattgtCAGTTAGATGGGATGAAAGCCAAGATTGGATTGACACGGTTTGTGCAATACCATCCGCTTTGAATATGGGATGGCAGCCGTGCGAGACTTTACCCGTTTGCATACCCGACACTTGACTGGGAACTCAAAGCTCATATTTCCCATCATTCTAGCTATCATTTGAAACACGGCCATGTCTAGGTGAAGTTTAGCGTGAACTGGCgcccaaaaagaaattgacaaATCACTTCAGCGCATGATATAGCCAAAACGATTTACATGTTCTTGTGATTCTTGTGATTTTTATTCTACAATGTCATTTTAATACCAGACGGCTTTAATCACAGAAAGAGAGATATGGCGCCTTCAGCGACCACCTGGAATTCGCCCCAGGAGGGTACGAATGGTGCAGTTGAGGAAACGGTATTAGAGCAGACTTTCGAAGCTGCTCCAGCAGAAAGTAATGATGCGCCTGAAGTCAAGGCCTTCAAAGACATTTATTCTCAAGCTTTCAAAGATGGATATATCTCGGGGTATAGCCAACCCCAACTTGCAAAGCAGATACCCATAGCGATTGTTGGAATTTCATGTCGGCTGCCGGGAAATGTCAGCACTCCAGATGAATTTTGGGAGCTCTGTTCGAGAGCTCGAAGCGGTTGGTCAGAAATACCAAAGGAGAGATTTGATACCGCAAGCTTCTATCATCCAAATCCAGGAAAGGCGGGCTGTTTTAATGCAGCTGGTGGGAATTTTCTCAAAGAGGATGTAGGGCTCTTTGATGCGCCATTCTTCAGTCTTACTGCCCAGGAAGCAACTTCGATGGATCCTCAGCAGCGAATTCTACTGGAATGTACTTTTGAGGCTTTGGAGAGTGCAGGAATCCCGAAACACGAAATTGTTGGTAAGGATGTGGGCGTGTTTGTTGGTGGCTCATTTTCAGAGTACGAATCCGCATCATTTGTGGACACCGATAGTGTTCCTATGTACCAAGCTACAGgtaaataattctttttggtCACATATTGTGCTTTGCTGAACAATCGATCTAGGATGCGCCTTCGCTATGCAGTCAAATCGtatttctcatttctttgatttaCGAGGGCCTAGTTTTACCATGGACACTGCATGCTCTTCGAGTTTGGTTGCCTTACATCAGGCTTGTCAGAGTATTCGGAATGGGGAATGTAAATCAGCTATCACCGGTGGATGTCACCTCAACATGCTGCCAGAAAATTGGATTTCAATGTCAAATTCTCGGTGAGCCTGCCATAAATCCAGACCATTTTGTGAAATCCCATCTAATAAATACAGGTTGTTTTCAGATGAAGGGCgatctttctctttcgaCAGCCGAGGCACTGGTTACGGGCGCGGTGAGGGCTGTGGTCTGATTGTTTTAAAACCTTTAGAGCAAGCTCTTAAGGATAATGATAACATCAGAGCCGTAATAAGAGGAAGCGGTATCAACCAAGATGGTAAAACTCCTGGAATAACCATGCCTAATGGTTCTGCACAAGGTAATTCCAGAATGAAATCCAACCGAAATTGCCATCTGAGATGTTAACCGGATTAGAATCGCTCATGAAATGGGTCTACGAAAGTGCTGGTATCGATCCAAAAGACACAGGTTACGTGGAAGCTCATGGAACCGGTACCAAGGTTGGAGATCCTATAGAAGCTACCGCTCTGTATAATGTGTTTGGAGAAGGCAGAAATGCCAGAAACCCACTCTTCATTGGATCCGTAAAATCAAACATTGGACATCTTGAAGCTGCTTCTGGTGAGTATCACTTGTTTATCCTAGACTGCTCAAAAAGCTAAGAACTATATCTTAGGTATTATATCAGTAATTAAGACAGCTATGATGCTTGAAAGAGGCTTTATCTTGCCTAATCACGATTTCAAGACGCCTAATGAAAATATACCCTTTTCAAAATGGCATTTGAAGGTTGGTCATAGATTACCTATCGTAGACTGAATCAATGCTGATCTTTCACAGGTTCCGATCAGTCAACGCCCATGGCCAAGAGCCAAAAAGTTTGCTAGTGTAAATAACTTTGGCTTTGGAGGTACAAATGCACATGTGGTTTTAGAACGTGCCCCTTTCATAACTAAGCTCGAACCTGAATCCAGCGAGAAAGCACTACAAGACAGAAGAATGATCGCCTTATCCGCAAACGATAAAGGAGCACTAGAGGCGCTCATGAAGAACATCGGGATATATCTAGAAAGAAGACCagaattctttcaaaatggTCTGATGAGTAACGTTGCTTACACACTTGGTCAAAGAAGATCTCTGTAAGTACTCATTACACTCATCCACTACCTGTCCaagatattttatttgagCTAGATCACTTCTGGTTTGAGAAGACTGACAGCGCCTGTGCTAACTTGATGATGGTTAGACTGCAATGGAGAGTCGCCATCCCGGCCACATCATCCTTCGAACTCATACAAGCACTCAACTCTGGGAAAGTTACTCCAATGAGAGAGATTGAGCCACTGCGTATAGGTTTTGTATTTACCGGACAAGGTGCTCAATGGAATGCAATGGGCCGGGAGCTTTATGAACATTATCCGGTTTTCGCTGCATCCCTAGATGCTTGTGACAAATGTCTTGTTTCTTTCGGGGCTCCTTTCTCCCTCATCACCGAACTAAATAAAGATGCCACATCATCGCTTGTCAACGAAGCTCATATAAGTCAACCTGCATGCACAGCTATCCAGCTGGCCTTGACTGATTTATTAAGAAGTTGGAACGTAATTCCAGCAGCCGTCGCTGGTCACTCCAGTGGTGAGATTGGAGCGGCATATGCAGCTGGAATTTTACCCCTTGATTCCTGCATGGCTATTGCATACTACAGAGGTCTAGCGACTGTTGGTCTAAGAAAAAAGTTTCCAGATCTTCGAGGATCAATGATGGCTGTAGGCTGTaccaaagaagaaatagagCCACTCATCGATCAACTTAGCGCAAAGACAGCTCGTATAGCTTGCTTTAACAGTCCGTCTAGTTTGACTATCTCAGGAGACGAGCCGGCAATTGATGAACTTCAAGCATTAATGGAACAGAAACAACTGTTTAATAGAAAACTACAAGTTGATGTAGCttatcattctcatcacaTGAGCTTGGTCTCAAAAGACTACCGAAGCTGCCTTCAGTCTCTTGCTCCACCCAAAACTTCAAAGGTCAAGTTCCATTCTTCATTACTTGGCCATCTTGTTGAGGGGTCGAGACTTGAGGCCCAGTATTGGGTAGATAATCTGACACAAGCGGTTCGATTCTCTGAAGCTTTGACGGATATGTGTGCACCAGGCGATGGACACAAAACTGGTGTGAATATGCTTATTGAACTTGGGCCTCATTCAGCCCTCGCTGGCCCAATCAAGCAGATCCTAAAGGCTTGTGGGAAAGATGCAATGAAAATCCCTTATGCATCTGCGCTTgtgagaaagaaggatgcTGTAGAAACAGCAATTGATTTGGCTTCAACCTTATTCACGAAAGGCGCATTTCTTGACCTTGGCGCTATTAATATTACTCCCCCTCTTAATCCTCCTTCATTGCTGATCGATATGCCTCGATATCCCTGGAACCACACAACAAAGTACTGGCATGAACCACGCCTAATTCAGAAGCACAAAAATCGCACCGCCCAACGACATGATCTTCTAGGTACCCTGGCCAATTACTCGAATGATCTGGAGCCAACTTGGAGAAACATCCTTCGAATCGATGATGTTCCATGGCTACGACATCATAAAATTCAATCCCTAACACTCTTCCCCATGTCTGCTTTCATTGAGATAGCAATCGAAGCAGCATCACAGAAAGCAGCTTCCAATAGTATTCAGTACGACAAATTCGAACTTCGCGATGTGTTTGTCACCAAGCCCCTTATGCTTACCGAAGAGCCTGTCGAGATTACTCTTCAGCTACGTTCCCGCACACCAGACAATTCTGCTTCTGATATTTGGGACGAATTCAAAGTTCATTCGTGGGCTGCGAATAAAGGATGGACTTTGCATTGCCAAGGGATAATAGCCACTAAAACAGGCAATCACGATCTTGGACTTAAGATGAAATCAAACATCGAAAAGATTACTGAAGCAGCAAAACATGTCATCAACAAAACCGAAATATACGATTCGCTTTCAAACATAGGTGTTTCATATGGATCTAGTTTCCAAGGTATGAATGATTGCTTCGCTTGTGAAAATGCTTCAATGGCAAGCGTCGTGGTTCCGGACACCAAGCAAGAAATGCCAAAGGAGCATCAAGAAGACATGATAATTCATCCAGCGTTACTCGAACAAGTCATTGAGATGTATTGGCCAATCATCGACTCCGGAAAGACTTTATTGGATACTGTCTATTTGCCATCATCTATTGGACAAATAACAATTTCTCGAGGAATATCGAAACTCATGAGAAGTCCGGGCGCATCTCTTCGGGCCTTCTGCGAGGGTAAATTTCCATCTGGTTACCCCAAGCCTACCAGCGTCTCAATGTTTGCTGTGGAAAATGACCTATCAAAAGATCCACTGATTACAATACGCGACTTGACAGTTTCACCAATCATAGAAACAAATTTAAATTCGGAGAATGAGGTACACAGGGAACTTTGTTACAAACTGGATTGGGAGCCTATGTTTCAGTCTTCAGTCTCTGCGGAACAGAATGGTGTCTCAGATGGGGTACCAGAGACATCCAATGGGTCGGTGAATGGCATAACGAATGAGGTAAAAAATCAAGATTACTCATCCGAAGGAATCGTCATTATCCATGAGAGCTCGGACGAACAAATAGCTCTTTCAACCAGATTGGCCACGTCTCTAGAGCATTTGACAGGGAAAAGACCTGAGATGGGTAATCTAGCTCAGGTTGAAACAACCGAAAAGCTTTGTCTTATCATTTCCGAGCTTGATAAACCATTGTTATCAACACTCACATGTTCccaattttttgaattgcaAAAAGCATTGATTGGATCTCGTGGAGTACTGTGGGTGGTCAAAGGTGCATATGGTGATTCATCTAATCCCACGACCAACATGGTCACTGGTCTAAGCAGAAGTATTCGCTCCGAGACAATGCTCAAATTCTCAACCTTGGACTTGGATCCAGAGAGTGTTCTTTCTGATGAGAACACTACCAACGCTATTCTGAAAGTTTTCAAAAGTGTTTTTGATCCGGAAGCCGACGCAAACTGCGAATTGGAATTCatggagagaaagggggTATTCCTTACACCACGAATTGTCAATGACTCGGAAATGAACGAATATGttcacaaacaaacaaaggATTCTGCTCTGGAGTTGACACGATTTGGACAGGAATACCGACCATTGAAGATGGCCATCTCAGTACCAGGTGTTTTTGAGACTCTTCATTTCATCGATGCACCATCAGAGGAATCAATAGAAGACAACagtattgagattgaggttaAAGCAATCGGCATGAACTCAGTAGATCTCGCTGCTGTTTCAGAGCATACAGATTATGACGGTTTTGGCTGCGAATGTAGTGGTATTGTCACGAAGACAGGCAGTCGTGTTACCAACTTTGCCAAGGGCGATCGCATTGCAGGAATTGCAGTATCTCAAGGTGTTTACTCTAGCCGGGTTCTTTTGGATTCTTCTGCTGCGTTTAAGATCAACCATGATACATCGTTCGAAGTTGGTGCTTCGATTCCTGTGTCATTTTGTACTGCATACTATGGTTTGAATGACATCGGACGATTACTTCCAGATGATACTGTCTTGGTTCATGGAGGATCCAGTGCATTTGGACAAGCAGCTATCAGTCTTACCAAGATTATGGGTGCAAATGTTCTCGTAACCGTTGGTagcattgagaagaagaatctacTCAAAGAAACACATGGCCTCTCTGAAAAGGAGATAATCGTAAGCCAAAATACTTCGTTCGGACCAAAAGATCTCCAACAAACACACAGAGACAACTTTGACATTGTATTAAATTGTATCCCAACAGATGCAGATACTCTACAAGAGATTTCTTCTTGCTTGAGTAACTTTGGGCGCTTCGTCAATCTTGCAAAACAAGAGAATCATCCAAAACTTGGAAGCGGAACAAATAGAAGTTATTCTTCcgttgatttgatatctctGGGAATCCAAAGACCTAGAATTTTGAGCGCTGTCCTTTCGCAGATCTCTAGCTTCTTGATTCAAGGTGCCATCAAGCCTATCAGCACTACAGTCTTCTCAATTTCGGATATTGAGACAGCTTTTAAGACATTGCAATCAGCAAAATTTGATGGGAAATTAATCATTGCACCTAACCCGGATGATTTGGTCAAGGTTAGTTATTCCAAAATACACTGCCACGCAAAATACTCACAATATCACAGGCCACTCCCGCAGATAAGAGAAGCAAGATACTTCGCTCAGATGCCACGTTCATTCTCATTGGAGGAACTGGTGGTCTGGGCCGAAGTATGGCTCGATGGATGGTCAGCAAAGGTGCCAAACATCTTGTTCTTGTGTCAAGAAATGGCTCAGTCAATGGGAAAGTTAGGGAGATGGTTGATGATCTCAAGACTGTTGGTGCCAATATCGTGATCCGACGTTGCGACGTGTCAAATAGCGAGGCAGTGAATAATTTGGTCACGAATGAGCTTACTGATATGCCTGAAGTCAGAGGTGTCATTCATGGAGCTATGGTCCTACGAGTAAGTACAGTTTCCTGATGATACTTGAATATAACTAACAGAAGCAGGATGTTCTGTTTGAGAAAATGACATACGAAGAATATACTTCGGTTATTGAATCTAAAGTCCAAGGTGCTTGGAACTTCCACAATGCTCTTAAATCGCAAGAATTGGATTTTTTCGTCGCTATCTCCTCCGCCGCCGGTGCAGTGGGAAACAGGGGTCAGGCCGCATATGCTGCGGCTAATACATTCCTAAATGCATTTGTGCAATACCGTCTCACTCAAGGCTTGCCTGCCTCATCTCTAGATCTTACCGCCGTGTCTGACGCTGGGTATCTCGCGGAAAACCTTGACGCAGCAGCCGAAGTAAGCAAGAACCTTGGAAGTGACACTATATGCGAAGCAGAAGTATTAGCACTTCTCGGAGCTGCCATAACTGGTCG
Proteins encoded in this window:
- the Bcpks8 gene encoding Bcpks8; its protein translation is MAPSATTWNSPQEGTNGAVEETVLEQTFEAAPAESNDAPEVKAFKDIYSQAFKDGYISGYSQPQLAKQIPIAIVGISCRLPGNVSTPDEFWELCSRARSGWSEIPKERFDTASFYHPNPGKAGCFNAAGGNFLKEDVGLFDAPFFSLTAQEATSMDPQQRILLECTFEALESAGIPKHEIVGKDVGVFVGGSFSEYESASFVDTDSVPMYQATGCAFAMQSNRISHFFDLRGPSFTMDTACSSSLVALHQACQSIRNGECKSAITGGCHLNMLPENWISMSNSRLFSDEGRSFSFDSRGTGYGRGEGCGLIVLKPLEQALKDNDNIRAVIRGSGINQDGKTPGITMPNGSAQESLMKWVYESAGIDPKDTGYVEAHGTGTKVGDPIEATALYNVFGEGRNARNPLFIGSVKSNIGHLEAASGIISVIKTAMMLERGFILPNHDFKTPNENIPFSKWHLKVPISQRPWPRAKKFASVNNFGFGGTNAHVVLERAPFITKLEPESSEKALQDRRMIALSANDKGALEALMKNIGIYLERRPEFFQNGLMSNVAYTLGQRRSLLQWRVAIPATSSFELIQALNSGKVTPMREIEPLRIGFVFTGQGAQWNAMGRELYEHYPVFAASLDACDKCLVSFGAPFSLITELNKDATSSLVNEAHISQPACTAIQLALTDLLRSWNVIPAAVAGHSSGEIGAAYAAGILPLDSCMAIAYYRGLATVGLRKKFPDLRGSMMAVGCTKEEIEPLIDQLSAKTARIACFNSPSSLTISGDEPAIDELQALMEQKQLFNRKLQVDVAYHSHHMSLVSKDYRSCLQSLAPPKTSKVKFHSSLLGHLVEGSRLEAQYWVDNLTQAVRFSEALTDMCAPGDGHKTGVNMLIELGPHSALAGPIKQILKACGKDAMKIPYASALVRKKDAVETAIDLASTLFTKGAFLDLGAINITPPLNPPSLLIDMPRYPWNHTTKYWHEPRLIQKHKNRTAQRHDLLGTLANYSNDLEPTWRNILRIDDVPWLRHHKIQSLTLFPMSAFIEIAIEAASQKAASNSIQYDKFELRDVFVTKPLMLTEEPVEITLQLRSRTPDNSASDIWDEFKVHSWAANKGWTLHCQGIIATKTGNHDLGLKMKSNIEKITEAAKHVINKTEIYDSLSNIGVSYGSSFQGMNDCFACENASMASVVVPDTKQEMPKEHQEDMIIHPALLEQVIEMYWPIIDSGKTLLDTVYLPSSIGQITISRGISKLMRSPGASLRAFCEGKFPSGYPKPTSVSMFAVENDLSKDPLITIRDLTVSPIIETNLNSENEVHRELCYKLDWEPMFQSSVSAEQNGVSDGVPETSNGSVNGITNEVKNQDYSSEGIVIIHESSDEQIALSTRLATSLEHLTGKRPEMGNLAQVETTEKLCLIISELDKPLLSTLTCSQFFELQKALIGSRGVLWVVKGAYGDSSNPTTNMVTGLSRSIRSETMLKFSTLDLDPESVLSDENTTNAILKVFKSVFDPEADANCELEFMERKGVFLTPRIVNDSEMNEYVHKQTKDSALELTRFGQEYRPLKMAISVPGVFETLHFIDAPSEESIEDNSIEIEVKAIGMNSVDLAAVSEHTDYDGFGCECSGIVTKTGSRVTNFAKGDRIAGIAVSQGVYSSRVLLDSSAAFKINHDTSFEVGASIPVSFCTAYYGLNDIGRLLPDDTVLVHGGSSAFGQAAISLTKIMGANVLVTVGSIEKKNLLKETHGLSEKEIIVSQNTSFGPKDLQQTHRDNFDIVLNCIPTDADTLQEISSCLSNFGRFVNLAKQENHPKLGSGTNRSYSSVDLISLGIQRPRILSAVLSQISSFLIQGAIKPISTTVFSISDIETAFKTLQSAKFDGKLIIAPNPDDLVKATPADKRSKILRSDATFILIGGTGGLGRSMARWMVSKGAKHLVLVSRNGSVNGKVREMVDDLKTVGANIVIRRCDVSNSEAVNNLVTNELTDMPEVRGVIHGAMVLRDVLFEKMTYEEYTSVIESKVQGAWNFHNALKSQELDFFVAISSAAGAVGNRGQAAYAAANTFLNAFVQYRLTQGLPASSLDLTAVSDAGYLAENLDAAAEVSKNLGSDTICEAEVLALLGAAITGRLTSTCNNHTITGMRITTPPPFWTNDAKFKHLRLAHEALSSSLSDSPSANISFNAALKNATTIEEAQEAITRGLLHILPSVLMLEAEDMDVTRSLSNYALDSLVAIEVRNFIAREFEANLQVLELLSSGSIEMLARGICGKSKLCSF